The Lacticaseibacillus rhamnosus DNA window CCGTTTATTCCAGTCGTTCAGGATGGCTACTTTACGGGAATTGTGACGCGACGTGAAGTGATGAAAGGCATCAACAACATTGGCCACAACATCGACAAGCAGTTTCAATTGGAGCCGGTCACACCGGTAACGGAGAAAGAATCCTAATTGATTAAAACCAGCAAAGCAAATGAATGCGTGCTGGTTTTTTTGCTGTCATCAGGCATCCCGATCGCTTTCCGGTTTATCCAAAAAGACAGTTGCCAAAACCCCAATCACGAGACTGACAAGAACAGCCAATACAGCAGCCAGCGTACCCGTAGTTGGCCAATAAGGAGCAATCCCTGTTTCAATCAGAATGACCACCGCCGCGGCGACAATGCCACAAACCGAGTAATAAACCTCAACCTCAAAATGTTCTAGTAAATAACCCATTAGTTTGGCAATGGCAATGAGCCCGATCAACGCACCTACCATAAAAGGTACCAGTAAGGCGACAGATCCCATCGCAGACGTAAACCCGGCCCAATTACCGGCAACCAAAGCCCGAGCAGCATCACCTAACTGACTGACAGCATGGTAAACCGTGCCATATTGATCGATCACCATGAGCATGACCGATCCGGAAATTCCGGGAATCGCCATTAATGATACGGCAAAGATACCTGAAAAGCCCATGATTGCGGCATCCTGCACGCTCGATAGTCGTTGAATGGCGATCAGGTTCTCCGGTTGGGTGCCGCCAAGCTTGGCTAATCCATAAATCGCAATAAATCCGCCAAGCACCAACAAAAGATACCACCATGAAAACGGCTTAAGAACCAGCTTGCGATAAATGAACGGTCCGATCCCCAGTACCAAGCCGATGAAAAAGCCG harbors:
- a CDS encoding DUF368 domain-containing protein, coding for MLNFIKGAIIGIALVIPGLSGSIFAVVVGLYDRLLNALNHFRANPRKNLRFLTPVGLGAIVGILLSTKAVLVITTHWPLPSYGFFIGLVLGIGPFIYRKLVLKPFSWWYLLLVLGGFIAIYGLAKLGGTQPENLIAIQRLSSVQDAAIMGFSGIFAVSLMAIPGISGSVMLMVIDQYGTVYHAVSQLGDAARALVAGNWAGFTSAMGSVALLVPFMVGALIGLIAIAKLMGYLLEHFEVEVYYSVCGIVAAAVVILIETGIAPYWPTTGTLAAVLAVLVSLVIGVLATVFLDKPESDRDA